In Comamonas sp. lk, the following proteins share a genomic window:
- the paaC gene encoding 1,2-phenylacetyl-CoA epoxidase subunit PaaC, with product MQHSIALQEDLAQQYLLRLGDTCLILAQRLAEWCGHAPVLEEDIALSNMALDLVGQARAVLTLAGKASGHDEDQLAFLREERHYYNPTLVELPRGDFAYTVVRNTMVSTWLLLLWSELLQSGDGELAAIAGQAVKEARYHQEHAADWLVRLGDGTEESHRRAQQAVDTLWLYTPELFSGDAVDLHAEKTGLGPRWSALQKPWLAQMQAVLDAAMLVVPKDSAFVSSGKHGSHSEHMGFMLAQMQHLQRAYPGGVW from the coding sequence ATGCAACACAGCATCGCATTGCAGGAGGATCTGGCGCAGCAATACCTGCTGCGCCTGGGCGATACCTGCCTCATCCTGGCGCAGCGCCTGGCCGAGTGGTGCGGTCACGCGCCGGTTCTGGAGGAGGACATAGCGCTGTCCAACATGGCGCTGGACCTGGTCGGCCAGGCCCGCGCCGTGCTGACGCTGGCGGGCAAGGCTTCGGGTCATGACGAAGACCAGCTGGCTTTTTTGCGCGAGGAGCGCCACTACTACAACCCCACGCTGGTGGAGCTGCCGCGCGGCGACTTTGCCTATACCGTGGTGCGCAACACCATGGTTTCCACCTGGCTGCTGCTGCTGTGGAGCGAGCTGCTGCAGTCCGGCGATGGCGAGCTGGCAGCCATTGCAGGTCAGGCCGTCAAAGAGGCACGCTATCACCAGGAGCATGCGGCCGACTGGCTGGTGCGCCTGGGTGATGGCACCGAGGAATCGCATCGCCGTGCCCAGCAGGCGGTGGATACGCTATGGCTTTACACGCCCGAACTGTTCAGCGGCGATGCCGTGGATCTGCATGCCGAAAAAACCGGTCTGGGCCCCCGTTGGAGCGCTTTGCAAAAACCGTGGCTGGCGCAGATGCAGGCGGTGCTGGATGCGGCAATGCTCGTAGTGCCCAAGGACAGCGCCTTCGTCAGCAGCGGCAAGCATGGCAGTCACAGCGAGCACATGGGCTTCATGCTGGCGCAGATGCAGCATCTGCAGCGCGCCTATCCGGGCGGGGTGTGGTGA
- the paaI gene encoding hydroxyphenylacetyl-CoA thioesterase PaaI, with amino-acid sequence MNPQQTAEHVRDGMLARDRAAQGLAMRITHIAPGQATIEMAVRDDMLNGFDICHGGFITTLGDTAFAYACNSYNEMTVASGLAVDFVAPGRPGDVLVAQATEVSQAGRTGVYDVTIRNQKGEAIALFRGRSYCMKGRPTVPVQA; translated from the coding sequence ATGAATCCTCAACAAACCGCAGAACATGTGCGCGACGGCATGTTGGCCCGCGACCGCGCCGCGCAGGGGCTGGCCATGCGCATCACCCATATCGCCCCGGGTCAGGCCACGATTGAAATGGCCGTGCGGGACGACATGCTCAACGGCTTCGATATCTGCCACGGCGGCTTTATCACCACGCTGGGAGATACGGCGTTTGCCTATGCCTGCAACTCCTACAACGAGATGACGGTGGCCTCGGGACTGGCCGTGGATTTTGTGGCTCCGGGCCGGCCCGGCGATGTGCTGGTGGCGCAGGCGACCGAGGTCTCGCAGGCCGGGCGTACCGGCGTGTATGACGTGACGATTCGCAACCAGAAGGGCGAGGCGATTGCGTTGTTTCGTGGTCGCTCCTACTGCATGAAGGGCAGGCCTACCGTGCCTGTTCAAGCTTGA
- the paaA gene encoding 1,2-phenylacetyl-CoA epoxidase subunit PaaA has translation MYTQALDLMAKEGQADKPVLRSAEELQLQERFDARIDAGDFIEAKDWMPEHYRKTLLRQISQHAHSEIVGMLPEGNWITRAPTLKRKAILLAKVQDEGGHGLYLYAAAETLGTSRDQMVDALHTGKAKYSSIFNYPTLSWADVGVIGWLVDGAAIMNQVPICRCSYAPYARAMVRICREESFHQRQGFDSLLTMMKQGTQAQRDMVQDAVNRWWWPTLMMFGPPDDQSPNSAQSMRWGIKRISNDDLRQKFVDASQEQAAVLGVSFPDPELRWNAERQHYDFGTIDWSEFWRVVGGDGPCNRERLTARVKAWDDGAWVREAALAHAEKQAQMPRKHAI, from the coding sequence ATGTACACCCAAGCCCTGGATTTGATGGCCAAGGAAGGCCAGGCCGACAAGCCCGTGCTGCGCAGCGCCGAGGAGCTGCAGCTGCAGGAGCGCTTTGATGCCCGCATTGACGCCGGCGACTTCATAGAAGCCAAGGACTGGATGCCCGAGCATTACCGCAAGACGCTGCTGCGCCAGATCAGCCAGCACGCGCATTCGGAGATTGTCGGCATGCTGCCCGAAGGCAACTGGATCACGCGTGCGCCCACGCTCAAGCGCAAAGCCATTTTGCTGGCCAAGGTGCAGGATGAAGGCGGCCACGGCCTCTACCTCTATGCCGCCGCCGAAACCCTGGGCACCAGCCGTGACCAGATGGTGGATGCGCTGCACACCGGCAAGGCCAAGTACAGCTCCATCTTCAACTACCCCACGCTGAGCTGGGCCGATGTGGGCGTGATCGGGTGGCTGGTCGATGGCGCGGCCATCATGAACCAGGTGCCCATCTGCCGCTGCTCCTATGCGCCTTATGCACGTGCCATGGTGCGAATCTGCCGCGAGGAAAGTTTTCACCAGCGCCAGGGCTTTGACAGCCTGCTGACCATGATGAAGCAGGGCACGCAGGCCCAGCGCGACATGGTGCAGGACGCGGTCAACCGCTGGTGGTGGCCCACGCTGATGATGTTCGGCCCGCCCGATGACCAGTCGCCCAATTCGGCCCAGTCCATGCGTTGGGGCATCAAGCGCATCAGCAATGACGATTTGCGCCAGAAGTTTGTCGATGCCTCGCAAGAGCAGGCCGCCGTGCTGGGTGTGAGCTTTCCCGACCCCGAGCTGCGCTGGAACGCAGAGCGCCAGCACTACGACTTTGGCACGATTGACTGGAGCGAGTTCTGGCGTGTGGTGGGAGGCGATGGCCCCTGCAACCGCGAGCGCCTGACCGCCCGCGTCAAGGCCTGGGACGACGGTGCCTGGGTGCGCGAAGCCGCCCTGGCCCATGCCGAAAAGCAGGCGCAGATGCCGCGCAAACACGCTATTTGA
- a CDS encoding ABC transporter substrate-binding protein — protein MKRFTKLGLLAAALATVWGTAQADITVGVVVSATGPAASLGIPEKNSVALMPQTMGGQKVNYIILDDASDTTAAVANTRKLISESKADIIIGSSTTPNSLAMIDVVAEGKTPMVTLGASARIISPMDDKKKWVFKTPQNDSMMAGAIADHMGKSGIKTIGFIGFNDAYGEGWLQEFKKAAEAKGMKLVATEAFSRSDTSVTGQALKIMAAKPDAVLVAGSGTPAALPEKTLKERGYKGKYYQTHGVANADFLRVGGKDVENTLLPAGPVLVAHQLPDTHPVKKSAVAYVDAYEAKYGKGSAATFGAHAWDAGKVLEAAVPAALKKAQPGTVEFRTALRDALESTKDVAGAHGVFSMSPTDHLGIQHGVVMVKIENGSWKYQP, from the coding sequence ATGAAGCGCTTTACCAAACTGGGCCTGCTGGCGGCGGCATTGGCAACCGTATGGGGCACGGCTCAGGCCGACATCACCGTGGGGGTGGTGGTTTCGGCGACCGGCCCTGCGGCATCGCTGGGCATTCCGGAGAAAAACAGCGTGGCTCTCATGCCCCAGACCATGGGCGGGCAGAAGGTCAACTACATCATTCTGGATGACGCCTCGGACACCACGGCGGCCGTGGCCAATACGCGCAAGCTGATCAGCGAAAGCAAGGCCGACATCATCATCGGCTCCAGCACCACGCCCAACTCCCTGGCCATGATCGACGTGGTGGCCGAAGGCAAGACGCCCATGGTGACGCTGGGCGCTTCGGCCCGCATCATCTCGCCCATGGACGACAAGAAGAAATGGGTCTTCAAGACGCCGCAAAACGACAGCATGATGGCCGGCGCCATTGCCGATCACATGGGCAAGAGCGGCATCAAGACCATTGGCTTCATAGGCTTCAACGATGCCTATGGTGAAGGCTGGCTGCAGGAATTCAAGAAAGCTGCCGAAGCCAAGGGCATGAAGCTGGTGGCCACCGAGGCGTTTTCGCGCAGCGACACCTCGGTCACCGGCCAGGCCTTGAAGATCATGGCCGCCAAGCCCGATGCGGTGCTGGTTGCGGGCTCGGGCACACCTGCAGCTCTGCCAGAGAAAACGCTCAAGGAGCGTGGTTACAAAGGCAAGTACTACCAGACCCATGGCGTGGCGAATGCCGACTTTCTGCGTGTAGGCGGCAAGGATGTGGAGAACACGCTGCTGCCCGCCGGCCCGGTGCTGGTAGCCCATCAGCTGCCCGATACCCATCCGGTGAAGAAGTCTGCCGTTGCCTATGTGGATGCTTACGAGGCCAAGTACGGCAAGGGCTCGGCAGCCACCTTTGGCGCCCATGCCTGGGATGCCGGCAAGGTGCTGGAAGCCGCCGTCCCTGCCGCGCTGAAGAAGGCGCAACCGGGAACCGTGGAGTTCCGTACCGCTTTGCGTGATGCGCTGGAGAGCACCAAGGATGTGGCCGGCGCCCATGGCGTTTTCAGCATGTCACCTACCGATCACCTGGGCATACAGCATGGCGTGGTCATGGTGAAGATCGAAAACGGCAGCTGGAAATACCAGCCCTGA
- a CDS encoding branched-chain amino acid ABC transporter ATP-binding protein/permease: MSAPLTSQTAQAKPAEPAAAPARRGFVSTRALTLMAVALLAVSWGFLPDFTVVILSYIGLYSIVAAGLVMLTGVGGMTSFGQAAFVGIGAYATAWVGTSPVATQALGALVGTNGLPWVGLLLGLLITFVVAWFLGAVTVKLQGHYLPLCTIAWGLSLYYLFGNMEFLGGQTGITSVPAIKFGSLSLESPRAMGVVIWIVLLLALWLLHNLLDSREGRAIRSLKGGQIMAESMGIHTARHRVKLFVLAALLATLSGWLYAHMQRFVSPAPFNLNIGIEYLFMAVVGGAGHLWGAVLGATVITLLKEKLQDILPALLGTNGNFEVIVFGLLMVLVLQRFAEGLWPTLQRMASRWVYQPQAALPAAVKPLDQHALPPAGTVLLAAEHVTKRFGGLVANNDVSMTLKAGEVHALIGPNGAGKSTFFNMISGVDSATEGQVQLMGKTMGHAPSRAFAALGLGRTFQHVRLQGQRSVLENVALGAHQRAHKGWLASMLRMDRAEEAALLDEARQQIERCGLAAFAHLPAASLALGQQRIVEIARALAGQPAALLLDEPAAGLRHLEKQALADLLRQLRAQGLGILVVEHDMEFVMNLADRITVLEFGTVIAAGSPAEIQSNQRVLDAYLGGGDDEESAA, translated from the coding sequence ATGAGCGCGCCCCTCACCTCTCAAACAGCGCAGGCCAAACCGGCCGAGCCTGCGGCAGCGCCCGCGCGCCGTGGCTTCGTCAGCACCCGTGCGCTGACGCTGATGGCCGTCGCTCTGCTGGCCGTGTCCTGGGGCTTTTTGCCTGATTTCACGGTGGTGATACTGAGCTATATCGGCTTGTATTCCATCGTGGCAGCTGGTCTGGTCATGCTCACCGGCGTGGGCGGCATGACCTCGTTTGGTCAGGCCGCTTTTGTGGGCATAGGCGCTTATGCCACGGCCTGGGTGGGCACCTCGCCCGTGGCCACCCAGGCGCTGGGTGCTCTGGTCGGAACCAACGGTCTGCCCTGGGTGGGCTTGCTGCTGGGTTTGCTCATCACGTTTGTGGTGGCCTGGTTTCTGGGCGCGGTCACGGTCAAGCTGCAAGGGCATTACCTGCCGCTGTGCACGATTGCCTGGGGCCTGAGTCTGTACTACCTGTTCGGCAATATGGAATTTCTGGGCGGCCAGACGGGCATCACCAGCGTTCCGGCCATCAAGTTCGGCAGCCTGTCGCTGGAGTCGCCGCGCGCCATGGGCGTGGTGATCTGGATCGTGCTGCTGCTGGCCTTGTGGCTGCTGCACAACCTGCTCGATTCGCGTGAGGGCCGCGCCATCCGCTCGCTCAAGGGCGGGCAGATCATGGCGGAATCCATGGGCATCCACACCGCGCGCCACCGGGTCAAACTGTTTGTGCTGGCGGCTTTGCTGGCCACGCTGTCGGGCTGGCTTTATGCGCACATGCAGCGCTTTGTGAGTCCCGCGCCCTTCAACCTCAATATCGGCATTGAATACCTGTTCATGGCCGTGGTCGGTGGTGCCGGCCATCTCTGGGGCGCGGTGCTGGGTGCAACGGTCATCACCTTGCTCAAGGAAAAGCTGCAGGACATACTGCCCGCGCTGCTGGGCACCAACGGCAACTTTGAAGTCATTGTTTTCGGCCTGTTGATGGTGCTGGTGCTGCAGCGCTTTGCCGAAGGGCTGTGGCCTACGCTGCAGCGCATGGCCTCGCGCTGGGTCTACCAGCCGCAAGCGGCGCTGCCCGCTGCCGTCAAGCCGCTGGATCAGCATGCGTTGCCGCCTGCCGGTACGGTGCTGCTGGCTGCAGAGCATGTGACCAAGCGCTTTGGCGGTCTGGTGGCGAACAACGACGTGTCCATGACGCTCAAGGCCGGTGAAGTCCATGCCTTGATCGGCCCTAACGGTGCGGGCAAGAGCACCTTCTTCAACATGATCTCGGGCGTGGATTCGGCCACCGAAGGCCAGGTGCAGCTCATGGGCAAGACCATGGGCCATGCGCCATCGCGTGCTTTTGCGGCGCTGGGCCTGGGACGTACCTTCCAGCATGTGCGCCTGCAGGGGCAGCGCAGCGTGCTGGAGAACGTGGCCCTGGGCGCGCATCAGCGCGCACACAAAGGCTGGCTGGCCTCCATGCTGCGCATGGACAGGGCCGAAGAAGCCGCTCTGCTGGACGAAGCCCGCCAGCAGATAGAGCGCTGCGGCCTGGCGGCGTTTGCCCATCTGCCTGCGGCGTCTCTGGCTCTGGGTCAGCAGCGGATTGTGGAAATTGCCCGTGCCCTGGCCGGCCAGCCGGCCGCGCTGCTGCTCGATGAGCCGGCCGCCGGCTTGCGCCACCTGGAAAAGCAGGCGCTGGCCGATTTGCTGCGTCAGCTGCGGGCCCAGGGGCTAGGCATTCTGGTGGTGGAGCACGATATGGAGTTTGTGATGAATCTGGCCGACCGCATCACCGTGCTGGAGTTCGGTACCGTGATCGCTGCCGGATCGCCTGCCGAGATTCAGTCCAATCAGCGGGTGCTCGATGCCTATCTGGGTGGTGGCGATGATGAGGAGAGTGCCGCATGA
- the paaK gene encoding phenylacetate--CoA ligase PaaK produces the protein MNAREAIETASRDEIEALQLQRLRWSLQHAYDHVPHYRQAFDAAGVHPADLKSLQDIARFPFTTKKDLRDNYPFGMFAVPRKQVARVHASSGTTGKPTVVGYTQNDINVWADLVARSIRAAGGRPGDMVHIAYGYGLFTGGLGAHYGVERAGCTAIPMSGGQTEKQVQLIEDFKPDIIMVTPSYMQVILEEMQRQGKDPRASSLRTGIFGAEPWTEAMRHELESKGGLDAVDIYGLSEVMGPGVASECVETKDGPVIWEDHFYAEVIDPDTGQVLPDGSEGELVFTSLSKEAMPIIRYRTRDLTRLLPPTARSFKRMGKIVGRSDDMLIIRGVNVFPTQIEEIVLQNQQLSGQYQIVVTRDGNLDQMAVRCELQPGTQAQAQQLADWVQQRIKTLIGISTAVEVLGADSIERTLVGKARRVIDKRPR, from the coding sequence ATGAATGCACGCGAAGCCATAGAAACCGCCAGCCGCGATGAAATTGAGGCGCTGCAGCTGCAGCGTCTGCGCTGGTCGCTGCAACACGCTTACGACCATGTGCCGCATTACCGCCAGGCCTTTGATGCGGCAGGCGTGCACCCGGCCGATCTGAAAAGCCTGCAGGACATTGCCAGGTTTCCCTTCACCACCAAGAAGGACTTGCGCGACAACTACCCCTTCGGCATGTTTGCCGTGCCGCGTAAGCAGGTGGCGCGGGTCCATGCCTCCAGCGGCACCACGGGCAAGCCCACGGTGGTGGGTTATACCCAGAACGACATCAATGTCTGGGCCGATCTGGTGGCCCGTTCCATTCGCGCGGCCGGCGGCCGGCCCGGGGACATGGTGCATATCGCCTACGGCTACGGGCTGTTCACGGGCGGTCTGGGCGCGCACTACGGCGTGGAGCGTGCCGGTTGCACGGCGATTCCCATGTCGGGTGGGCAGACCGAAAAGCAGGTGCAGCTGATTGAGGACTTCAAGCCCGACATCATCATGGTCACGCCCTCCTATATGCAGGTCATCCTCGAGGAGATGCAGCGCCAGGGCAAGGACCCGCGCGCCAGCTCCTTGCGCACCGGCATCTTTGGCGCCGAGCCCTGGACAGAAGCCATGCGCCACGAACTGGAAAGCAAGGGCGGGCTGGACGCGGTCGACATCTACGGCCTGTCGGAGGTGATGGGCCCGGGCGTGGCCAGCGAGTGTGTAGAAACCAAGGACGGCCCGGTGATCTGGGAGGATCATTTCTACGCTGAGGTCATAGACCCCGACACCGGCCAAGTGCTGCCCGACGGCAGCGAAGGCGAGCTGGTGTTTACCTCCTTGTCCAAAGAGGCCATGCCCATCATCCGTTACCGCACGCGGGACCTGACGCGTTTGCTGCCGCCCACGGCCCGTTCGTTCAAGCGCATGGGCAAGATCGTGGGCCGTTCGGACGACATGCTCATCATCCGCGGCGTGAACGTCTTTCCCACGCAGATCGAAGAGATCGTGCTGCAAAACCAGCAGCTCTCGGGCCAGTACCAGATCGTGGTGACGCGCGACGGCAATCTAGACCAGATGGCCGTGCGCTGCGAGCTGCAGCCCGGCACGCAAGCTCAGGCGCAGCAACTGGCCGACTGGGTGCAGCAGCGCATCAAGACCTTGATCGGCATCAGCACGGCGGTGGAGGTGCTGGGCGCCGATTCCATAGAACGCACTCTGGTGGGCAAGGCCCGCCGCGTGATCGACAAGCGCCCGCGCTAA
- a CDS encoding branched-chain amino acid ABC transporter permease yields MDLQIALLLGQDGIVNGAIYGLLAVALVLVFSVTRVIFIPQGEFVSFGALTLAMMQTGRLPTTLWLLVALAAMVLVLDILRARAGREVSWSASIFWTVVAPCVALALAWGLRPSSLILQAITTLAIITPMGPLMYRLVYRPLANATVLSLLIVSVAMHGVLVGLGLVFFGAEGSRTPAFSEAQFQLGDIGISGQSLVVVGTAICLVLALFVFFGRSMVGKALRATAINRVGARLMGIPAGLAGDVSFALAALIGAVSGLLIAPITTVYYDTGFLMGLKGFVAAIVAGLASYPLALAGALLVGLLEAFSSFWASAYKEVLVFTLIIPVLWWRSRSSHHVEEEE; encoded by the coding sequence ATGGATTTGCAGATTGCCTTGCTGCTCGGGCAGGACGGTATAGTCAACGGCGCCATCTATGGGCTGCTGGCTGTGGCTCTGGTGCTTGTTTTCTCCGTAACCCGCGTCATCTTCATTCCCCAGGGAGAGTTCGTGTCATTTGGCGCGCTGACCCTGGCCATGATGCAGACCGGGCGTTTGCCGACCACCTTGTGGCTGCTGGTGGCGCTGGCTGCCATGGTGCTGGTGCTGGATATCCTGCGGGCCCGTGCAGGTCGCGAAGTGAGCTGGTCGGCCTCGATTTTCTGGACGGTGGTTGCGCCCTGTGTGGCCTTGGCCCTGGCCTGGGGACTGCGCCCTTCGTCGCTGATTTTGCAAGCCATCACCACGCTGGCCATCATCACGCCCATGGGGCCGCTGATGTATCGCCTGGTCTACCGCCCTCTGGCCAACGCCACGGTGCTGAGCCTGCTCATTGTTTCCGTAGCAATGCACGGCGTTCTGGTGGGGCTGGGCCTGGTTTTCTTTGGTGCTGAAGGTTCTCGCACTCCGGCGTTTTCCGAGGCGCAGTTTCAGCTCGGCGATATAGGTATCTCCGGCCAGTCGCTGGTGGTGGTCGGCACGGCCATCTGCCTGGTGCTGGCGCTGTTTGTGTTCTTTGGCCGCTCCATGGTGGGCAAGGCCTTGCGCGCCACAGCCATCAACCGCGTGGGCGCGCGTCTGATGGGCATTCCCGCCGGTCTGGCGGGTGATGTCAGTTTTGCGCTGGCCGCCTTGATTGGTGCGGTCTCCGGTCTGCTGATCGCCCCCATCACCACCGTGTATTACGACACCGGCTTTCTCATGGGCCTCAAAGGCTTTGTGGCCGCCATTGTGGCGGGCCTGGCCAGCTACCCGCTGGCCCTGGCCGGGGCTTTGCTGGTGGGGCTGCTGGAAGCTTTCTCTTCATTCTGGGCCAGCGCATACAAGGAAGTTCTGGTGTTCACTCTGATCATTCCCGTGCTGTGGTGGCGTTCACGCAGCAGTCACCATGTGGAGGAAGAAGAATGA
- the paaE gene encoding 1,2-phenylacetyl-CoA epoxidase subunit PaaE, with translation MSTLFYPLTVRSVQADTAEAAIVCFEVPDALRTQFVFTQGQYLTLRTEIEGQDLRRSYSICAGVDDQELRVGVRRVGGGVFSNWVNEHLKAGDQIQVMPPKGRFFVPIDAAAQRHYLGIAGGSGITPILSIMKTVLAREPGSRFTLIYGNRSVQSTMFKEELEDLKNRYLTRLVLHHVFSAEDTDAPLNMGLMNRDKIAQFLATVVPAQQVSEAFVCGPYQMNDEAESALLAAGVEQAHIHIERFGVLPAAGSAAAQQAGRSLDAHSAQITLIRDGLTRNFPFKEQHASLLQAAEAAGLEVPFSCTSGVCGTCRAKCTQGEVRMERNFALNAAEVAAGFVLTCQCRPLSASVTLSFDER, from the coding sequence ATGAGCACCTTGTTCTACCCGCTGACCGTGCGCTCCGTGCAGGCCGATACGGCCGAAGCCGCCATCGTTTGTTTCGAGGTGCCGGATGCCTTGCGCACGCAGTTTGTCTTCACGCAAGGCCAGTACCTCACGCTGCGCACCGAAATCGAGGGGCAGGATCTGCGGCGCTCGTATTCGATCTGCGCCGGCGTGGACGACCAGGAGCTGCGTGTGGGCGTGCGGCGCGTGGGCGGCGGCGTGTTCTCCAACTGGGTCAACGAACACCTCAAGGCCGGCGACCAGATTCAGGTCATGCCGCCGAAAGGCCGGTTTTTTGTGCCGATTGATGCGGCTGCGCAGCGTCATTACCTGGGCATTGCCGGCGGCAGCGGCATCACGCCGATTTTGTCCATCATGAAGACGGTGCTGGCGCGCGAGCCCGGCAGCCGCTTCACGCTGATCTACGGCAATCGCAGCGTGCAGTCCACCATGTTCAAGGAGGAGCTGGAAGACCTGAAGAACCGCTATCTGACGCGGCTGGTGCTGCACCATGTGTTCTCGGCCGAGGACACCGATGCGCCGCTGAACATGGGGCTGATGAACCGCGACAAGATTGCGCAATTTCTGGCCACTGTGGTGCCGGCGCAGCAAGTCAGCGAAGCCTTTGTCTGCGGTCCGTATCAGATGAATGACGAAGCCGAATCCGCCTTGCTGGCGGCTGGCGTGGAGCAGGCGCATATCCATATCGAGCGCTTTGGCGTGCTGCCGGCGGCGGGCTCTGCTGCCGCCCAACAGGCCGGCCGCAGCCTGGATGCGCACAGCGCGCAGATCACCTTGATTCGCGATGGTTTGACGCGCAATTTCCCCTTCAAGGAGCAGCATGCCAGCCTGCTGCAGGCGGCCGAAGCGGCAGGTCTGGAAGTGCCTTTTTCCTGCACCTCGGGCGTGTGCGGCACCTGCCGCGCCAAGTGCACGCAAGGCGAGGTACGCATGGAACGCAATTTCGCCCTCAACGCTGCCGAGGTGGCGGCGGGCTTTGTGCTGACCTGCCAGTGCCGCCCTCTCAGTGCATCGGTTACGCTATCGTTTGATGAGCGGTAG
- the paaB gene encoding 1,2-phenylacetyl-CoA epoxidase subunit PaaB, with protein sequence MNTVQDKKEWPLWEVFIRSKAGLDHKHCGSLHACDAAMAIQMARDVYTRRQEGTSIWVVKSEQIVASDPGDKEMYFDPAQDKVYRHPSFYQLPQAVNHM encoded by the coding sequence ATGAACACCGTTCAAGACAAAAAGGAATGGCCGCTGTGGGAGGTCTTTATCCGCAGCAAGGCCGGGCTGGATCACAAGCACTGCGGCAGTCTGCACGCCTGCGATGCCGCCATGGCCATACAGATGGCGCGCGATGTCTACACCCGTCGCCAGGAAGGCACCAGCATCTGGGTGGTGAAGTCCGAACAGATTGTGGCCAGCGATCCCGGCGACAAGGAGATGTATTTCGATCCCGCGCAGGACAAGGTGTACCGCCACCCATCGTTCTACCAGCTGCCCCAGGCGGTCAACCACATGTAA
- a CDS encoding TetR/AcrR family transcriptional regulator: MARGRAPGYDDQRTMILQRAAELFAQRGYPATSMNEVAQACGMSKPSIYHYFQDKYALLLEICDGHVSRLHALVQEVQQQDLPAELRLRTLIERFVQEYAHAKEAHRVLTEDVRFLESEDQQRVLDKERAVVAGFSETVAQIRPDADQAGISKALTMLLFGMMNWMFTWLKPGGALDHTGIAPVVADLFMGGIHAVQTPATEVEKKLVQK; this comes from the coding sequence ATGGCTAGAGGCCGCGCCCCCGGATACGACGATCAGCGCACCATGATTTTGCAGCGCGCAGCCGAGCTGTTTGCCCAGCGCGGCTACCCGGCCACCAGCATGAATGAGGTGGCCCAGGCCTGCGGCATGTCCAAGCCCAGCATCTACCACTACTTCCAGGATAAATATGCGCTGCTGCTGGAGATCTGCGACGGCCATGTTTCGCGTCTGCATGCCCTGGTGCAGGAGGTGCAGCAGCAGGATTTGCCCGCCGAGCTGCGCTTGCGCACGCTGATCGAGCGCTTTGTGCAGGAGTACGCCCATGCCAAGGAGGCGCACCGGGTGCTGACCGAGGATGTGCGGTTTCTTGAAAGCGAAGATCAGCAGCGGGTGCTGGACAAGGAGCGCGCTGTGGTGGCGGGCTTTAGCGAGACCGTGGCCCAGATACGGCCCGATGCCGATCAGGCCGGGATTTCCAAGGCCTTGACCATGCTGCTGTTTGGCATGATGAACTGGATGTTCACCTGGCTCAAACCCGGTGGAGCGCTGGACCATACCGGCATCGCCCCCGTCGTTGCGGACTTGTTCATGGGGGGAATCCATGCCGTACAAACCCCAGCCACGGAGGTCGAAAAAAAGCTGGTGCAAAAGTAG
- the paaD gene encoding 1,2-phenylacetyl-CoA epoxidase subunit PaaD, whose amino-acid sequence MNATLAHPADLTRVARAWAVLAQIPDPEVPAVTLCDLGMVRSVEEVGEVLEVALTPTYSGCPATEMIEQSVIDGLRCAGLGPVQTRLQRAPAWTTDWITPEGRAKLRAYGIAPPGQVQPHESITLRFVPRAQYQQQRGQAQAGVACPRCGSAQTERLSAYGSTACKALYRCLSCSEPFEYFKPI is encoded by the coding sequence ATGAACGCGACTCTTGCTCATCCCGCAGACCTGACGCGCGTGGCCCGGGCCTGGGCCGTGCTGGCGCAGATTCCCGATCCGGAGGTGCCGGCGGTCACGCTCTGCGACCTGGGCATGGTGCGCTCGGTAGAGGAGGTGGGTGAGGTGCTGGAAGTGGCGTTGACGCCCACCTATTCGGGGTGCCCGGCTACGGAAATGATAGAGCAGAGCGTGATCGACGGCCTGCGCTGTGCCGGTCTGGGCCCGGTGCAGACAAGGCTGCAGCGCGCACCGGCCTGGACTACGGACTGGATCACGCCCGAAGGCCGCGCCAAGCTGCGCGCCTACGGTATTGCGCCGCCGGGCCAGGTGCAGCCCCATGAATCCATCACCTTGCGCTTTGTGCCGCGTGCGCAATACCAGCAGCAGCGTGGCCAGGCTCAAGCCGGTGTGGCCTGCCCGCGCTGCGGCAGTGCGCAGACCGAGCGGCTTTCCGCCTATGGCTCCACGGCCTGCAAGGCACTGTACCGCTGCCTGAGCTGCAGCGAGCCTTTCGAATATTTCAAACCGATCTGA